One window of the Triticum dicoccoides isolate Atlit2015 ecotype Zavitan chromosome 3B, WEW_v2.0, whole genome shotgun sequence genome contains the following:
- the LOC119274344 gene encoding uncharacterized protein LOC119274344: MTLIDFIELSDDNIIDLSSDEETVQEDQIATQHRAMLLYKQGVFVLAGEGSRGVQAVFVAAGEGSQDVQAVFVASSEGRQEASEPGHALEATASSMIMEEAPLVATSQGSQDVQAVSVAASEVRQDGQVVFVAAREGRQEASEHGHALEATALSLVTEKPPVDTVVLALPHAGSPNCLRSPTSTPFAGLTSTTPKALTSEGGDTKLVRAKVKRPRKNHHTGTPKAVTSEGGDLKLVRLETKHPKKKNHTEKPPLGTAVLALQHAESPICPCTSEPFPGLTCTSPKALSSEGGDANLVSGKVKHRRKNY; this comes from the exons ATGACCTTAATAGATTTCATAGAGCTGAGTGACGATAATATTATTGACTTGAGCAGCGATGAGGAGACTGTTCAAGAGGATCAGATTGCAACTCAACACCGGGCGATGTTGCTTTATAAGCAGGGTGTGTTTGTCCTAGCTGGTGAAGGAAGCCGAGGGGTGCAGGCCGTGTTTGTTGCAGCTGGTGAAGGAAGTCAAGATGTGCAGGCCGTGTTTGTTGCATCCAGTGAAGGAAGGCAAGAGGCTTCTGAGCCCGGACATGCTTTGGAAGCTACCGCATCGTCCATGATTATGGAGGAAGCACCTCTTGTTGCAACTAGTCAAGGAAGTCAAGATGTGCAGGCTGTGTCTGTTGCAGCTAGTGAAGTAAGGCAAGATGGGCAGGTTGTGTTTGTTGCAGCTAGGGAAGGGAGGCAAGAGGCTTCTGAGCACGGACATGCTTTGGAAGCTACCGCATTGTCCTTGGTTACGGAAAAACCACCTGTTGATACGGTTGTGCTCGCTCTCCCACATGCTGGATCACCGAATTGTCTTCGCTCTCCAACATCAACGCCATTCGCCG GCCTGACTTCCACCACTCCGAAGGCTCTGACGTCTGAAGGTGGCGACACAAAGCTGGTGAGAGCAAAGGTGAAACGTCCTAGGAAGAACCACCATACCGGCACTCCTAAAGCTGTGACTTCTGAAGGTGGCGACTTAAAGCTCGTGAGACTGGAGACGAAACATCCTAAGAAGAAGAACCATACAGAAAAACCACCTCTTGGTACGGCTGTCCTCGCTCTCCAACATGCTGAATCGCCGATTTGTCCTTGCACATCAGAGCCATTCCCCG GCCTAACTTGCACCAGCCCGAAGGCTCTGTCCTCAGAAGGTGGCGACGCAAATCTGGTGAGCGGGAAGGTGAAACATCGTAGGAAGAACTACTGA